The DNA segment CGTTATTCCCGAATTTTTTGAAGATGGATTTTCCGAGCAGACGAGTCGTCATATCAGTCACCATCCAAAGATTTCCGGAAGAATCAAAAGCCAAATTATCAGGAGAAGAAAATCCACTCTTCCCTCCCCCGGCAACAAACACTTCGAATTCAAAACGGACCGATTCGGCATCCGAATTTTCTTCTTTGATACGAACGATTTGTCCGTAAAAATTTCCATGAGAATCATTATTGGTAAAAGATACAAAAACAGATTTATCTAATGGATGAACTTCCAGATCTTCGGGTCTATCCATCGGAGTTCCGCCCGCGGTTTTTGCAGCATCTCTGCAGGAAACCAAAACATCCGCTTGAGTTTTAAATTTAGGATTTCCTTCCTTATCTTTTGCGTTTTTTAGATTCGGATTTTTTTCCAGATCTAACGGGACCCATACACATTTTTCGAAATTACCTACGTATAAAGTCCCTTGTTCTAAAAGTTCGGAATTCGATTTTCCTTTTTTAGGATCATAATTTTTTTCGGAGACGAATTTATAAACGCATTGGTCCTTGGAATCATCTCCCATATACGCGACTAACTTTCCGGAAGGAGAAACCGTTAATGCTGCGTTCTCATGGGAAAACCTTCCGAGTGCAGTATGTTTTATCGGTGTGGAAGAAGGATCAAAAGGGTCCACTTCTATGATCCAACCGTATTCTTTGGAGTCTTCTAATTTACAATCTTCGACCACCATTTCGTAGTTCTCTTCGCAGGATAGAACAGTATTCCATAATGTTTGCCCGCCCGAACAATTGGCAAATGTTCCATACACTTTTGTTTTACCTGAGATCGCATCCGAACCTGCTGCGGGACCTTTTAGTTGGAATTCCGACCTTCCGTGTATCCTTCTTCCGTATTTTGATTCAGGATCTAATACCCAAGAGCCTTTGGATTTACGGAGTCCAATTACTGAGCCGCCTAATGAATACAGATATTTTTCGATTTGTTCGGTAGTTCTATTATTCTGGCCTTTTTGGTTATAATCGTAACCGGTTACATAATATTCCAATTCGTTTAAGTATTCGTGATTTGTCCAAAGAAGTGCTGAGTTTGGATCATTCGGAAATTGGAAGAAGCAGTTAAAATCAGCGGCATAACCGAAAGTATCTCCCTTTGTGTTGATCTTATCTCCATACACAGCGATCAAATCGTATGTAAAACCTGCCGCTAAGATCAGATCATCCCGCGTATTAGGTTTTAGAGGTTTAAAATTGCTTCCTGGGATTTTGGAAGAATTCGCTTTCTGGTTTTTTGGAGAAGAAGGATGTGTAGAATGTACTTTTTTAGAAGGATCTTTTGCAGGTTCCGAAAACAGATCCAAGGTCCGGGCCGCAGTCAAGGCAAGCATTCCCTTTCCCATATATTTCAAAAAGTCTGATCTAGATACCTTCATATCCTAAAAATATTGCACCTGACTCTTTGGACCATTCGTTTTTTCTTCCTACAGAAAAAGGAAACTTGGTTGTAATAATCCCTATCAAAAAAGATGATAAAGACTGAGAATGAAAACGAACTCTACCCCATTCTATAAGATCCTTTTTATCATGGGCTGGATTTCTCTTGCGTTCTTTCTTCCTCTTTCCGTCGCAGTTTATTGGGAAAATAAAAGTTTAGAATCGATCTATAAAAATTTATCTCTTCCAGGAAATAAAGAGTTCGGTGTCCTAGTCGAGAATACAAAACTCAATAAGTTAGGTAGAACCGTAAATGTATACACCTACTTAGTGCCGGACGAACAAGGCAAAAAACACGAAGTCACCGAAGAAGTGGACCAAACCACTAACAGAAGAATGAGAGTGGGAGATACAGTTCAGGTACGCACTTTAGTTTGGAATAGTTTCGGAAAAACAAAGATCCTAGGAAGGATCGTGGGAAACACTGCCCCACCTCCCGGTTTCGGTTTTATGCAGAACTTTTTATTATTCGGGATCTTGTTCTCTTTAGGACTGGTTCTAGTCAGCCTTTATTTCAGAACGTTTAAGGCTGAGGTAGAGTAGAATTAAAAGCGTTCTCTTTTTTAAAGATCAACTGCACCTGATAAGGCTCTTGGATATATCTGGCGGGATTCATCTCGTACGAAATAAAGCAGTAATATTTTTCGTAAACGATCACGAACATATAATCTTTAAATCTTAGATACTGCATTTGTTTTCTGATCCCTCTCACCCAAATGGAATCTTCAAACACACGCTCGTATCTTACTGAGTTCGCGTTTATTTTTTTAAGTTCTTCCGGAGTCATCTTTTCCGGATCTCTTTTTCTCAACTCAAGTTTTAAGGAACGGATCAAGTTGTATTCCAACTTCTCCTTTTCCAAAACATCCAAGTTAGGAAGTGTTTTAAAATAATATTCGTAATATTCCTTATCTAAGGACCTGCCGTCCTTATGCACCTCACCTTCCTCCTCGGAGGATGGTTTGGCCTTGCTCGGCTCTTGAGAATGTAAACCGGCAGAGGTCAGTAAAATCAGTGCTGTTAAAATCGGGAAAATCGGTGTCCGCATACCGGTACCATTAAAGATATCGGTACGATCTCCGATTTCCCTCCTTTTTTTTCGGAATTAATCCGAGGAAAGATCTTCCAATAGATCCCTTTGGCGGCGTATCATATCGCTCAATTCATCCTCTCCGATCAACTTAGCGCCTAACAGAGCCAGATCGTACACGGAACGGGCTAATTTCTCCGCCTTCTCCGGACGAACACCTTTAGAAAGACCAAGTATATTTTTGACCAATTTGGATTGGCGGTTCAGAAGAAGAGTATGGTTCTTCAGGAAATCGCCGGGCTTTTGTCCATACATCTGGCCCATTTCCGCCAAACGTCTTAGATGTTCGGGCAGAAGGATCACTGCAGGTATGTCCTCGGACTTCAAAGCCTCTGTTTTGATCTCCACGCCTTCTTTTACAATCGCCTTAGCGAAAATTTCTTTCAACCGATCTTCGGTAGTCTTATTATCTTGGTCCGCAAGATCAGGACTTGCGTCCTTATCCAAAACTTGATCGGCAAGTTCAGAATCCACTCTTTGGAATTTCCAATCCGGATTTTTGCCTTCTAAAAACTGCAGAAAATGATTATCTATACGAGAATCCACAAGCAAAGCTTCCAATCCTTGGGATTTAAGAAGGTCCATATATACTGAAGAAAGTTCCGCTTCTCCCGCATAATATACTTTGCCTGAGTTCTTTTCCTTATTTCTTTCCACATATTCTTCTAATTTCGTCAAATCACCGTTAGATGATCGGAAGAAGATCAGATCTTTAGCTGACTCATAAAATTTCTCGTCAGTCATCATTCCATACTTAACGAATAGAGAGAGTTCATCCCAGTTTTTACGGAATTCATCCGGATTTTTGGTCCATTCTTCCTGAAGTTTATCTGAAACTTTTTTAACGATATGAGAAGAGATCTTTTTTACCAAAGGATCATTTTGCAGATAAGATCTGGAAACGTTCAGAGGAAGATCCGGAATATCCAGAGTTCCTTGTAGAACAGTTAAAAATTGAGGCACTAGCTCCTTTGCTTCGTCGGAAACAAACACATGATTACAATAGAGTTTGATCCCCATTCGATTCGCATCTAGTTCATGTTTGAGCCTTGGGAAATACAGTATCCCTTGCAGCCTAAAAGGATAATCCACATTTAAGTGAACATGAAATAGAGGTTCTCCTGCAAAAGGAAATAGATACTGATAGAACTCATCATACTGTTCCTTTTTGACGGAAGAAGGTTGTTCGCTCCATAATGGGGTCTGTTTATTCGCCTTCTCCTCTTTTACATAGATCGGAACAGGAAGAAAGTCGCAATATTTGCGAACTAGTTCTTTCAGTTTCCAAGAATCCAAATATTCTCCGGAGTCACCGTCTAGATACAAACTGATCTTTGTACCTCTTTCGGACCTATCACCAGGTCTTAAGGAAAACTCGGTGCCTGATTCACTTTCCCAAATGACGGGAGTGCTCCCCTTTTTGTAGGACTTGGTCTCTATTTTTACCTTAGAAGAAACCATAAAGCTGGAATAGAATCCCAAACCGAAATGTCCGATGATCTCGGGTTTGTCCCCTTCCGATTGGTATTTTTTTACGAATTCTTCCGCGCCGGAAAATGCGATCTGATTGATATAACGATTCACTTCTTCGTCGGTCATTCCGATCCCGTTGTCCTGAATAGTTAAGATCCTGGTCTCTTGGTTAAAGTCCAGATCGATGCGATAATCGGTCCCTCCATCGAATTCCTCGTTCAAGGAGATCTTTTTAAGTTTAGCGATCGCGTCGCATGCGTTGGAAACCAACTCTCTCAAGAATATATCTTTTTCAGAATATAACCATTTTTTAATTATAGGAAAAATATTCTCCGTTTCTACGGAGATCCTGCCTTTTACTTCTTCGCTCATTCGGATTCCTCCTCTTTCAATTTATCAGACAACCAACTCGAGATCCTGATCAGATTCGCTTTGGAAGAAGGTCCCAGACTTTTATAGGTTTCGGTCAATGGTACCGTATCGGACTTCCAACCTGCGAGAAGGCTCGCTTCCTCCTCAGGCAATCCTTTGGTCATCACAGAATGTTTCAAAACAAAACCTCTTTTGGAACCTATCCAGAGGTCAAGTCGTTTCAATACTGCTTCCGCTCGGTACTTTTTACGAAGTGTCACAACAATAAAAGCAGCGGCTCCTATAAAGATAGAAGAAAGAAGAATAGACACTAACACGGAAGATCCGCCCTTACTTCCTGTCGTATCCTCGGTCTCGATTTTCTGTTTGGGCCTTGGAGGTCCGATCTCCAAGCCGGGAAAACGAAGAGAAGCGGATTCATATCTTCCGGAACCAGGATTGAAAAAAGTAAATTTCAGATCTTCCGGTTTCCAAATTCCTTCTTTTTTAGGAAGTACGGAATAATGATAAGAATGATTTAGATAAAATCCGAATTCTCCAGGACCA comes from the Leptospira dzoumogneensis genome and includes:
- a CDS encoding PhoX family protein; translation: MKVSRSDFLKYMGKGMLALTAARTLDLFSEPAKDPSKKVHSTHPSSPKNQKANSSKIPGSNFKPLKPNTRDDLILAAGFTYDLIAVYGDKINTKGDTFGYAADFNCFFQFPNDPNSALLWTNHEYLNELEYYVTGYDYNQKGQNNRTTEQIEKYLYSLGGSVIGLRKSKGSWVLDPESKYGRRIHGRSEFQLKGPAAGSDAISGKTKVYGTFANCSGGQTLWNTVLSCEENYEMVVEDCKLEDSKEYGWIIEVDPFDPSSTPIKHTALGRFSHENAALTVSPSGKLVAYMGDDSKDQCVYKFVSEKNYDPKKGKSNSELLEQGTLYVGNFEKCVWVPLDLEKNPNLKNAKDKEGNPKFKTQADVLVSCRDAAKTAGGTPMDRPEDLEVHPLDKSVFVSFTNNDSHGNFYGQIVRIKEENSDAESVRFEFEVFVAGGGKSGFSSPDNLAFDSSGNLWMVTDMTTRLLGKSIFKKFGNNGMFFIPTSGEDAGKAFQFASAPIGAELTGPWFTPDEEFLFLSVQHPGEDTKDYDVPTSRWPARTKGDIPRPGVVAIRRT
- the htpG gene encoding molecular chaperone HtpG; translated protein: MSEEVKGRISVETENIFPIIKKWLYSEKDIFLRELVSNACDAIAKLKKISLNEEFDGGTDYRIDLDFNQETRILTIQDNGIGMTDEEVNRYINQIAFSGAEEFVKKYQSEGDKPEIIGHFGLGFYSSFMVSSKVKIETKSYKKGSTPVIWESESGTEFSLRPGDRSERGTKISLYLDGDSGEYLDSWKLKELVRKYCDFLPVPIYVKEEKANKQTPLWSEQPSSVKKEQYDEFYQYLFPFAGEPLFHVHLNVDYPFRLQGILYFPRLKHELDANRMGIKLYCNHVFVSDEAKELVPQFLTVLQGTLDIPDLPLNVSRSYLQNDPLVKKISSHIVKKVSDKLQEEWTKNPDEFRKNWDELSLFVKYGMMTDEKFYESAKDLIFFRSSNGDLTKLEEYVERNKEKNSGKVYYAGEAELSSVYMDLLKSQGLEALLVDSRIDNHFLQFLEGKNPDWKFQRVDSELADQVLDKDASPDLADQDNKTTEDRLKEIFAKAIVKEGVEIKTEALKSEDIPAVILLPEHLRRLAEMGQMYGQKPGDFLKNHTLLLNRQSKLVKNILGLSKGVRPEKAEKLARSVYDLALLGAKLIGEDELSDMIRRQRDLLEDLSSD